From a region of the Rhodopirellula bahusiensis genome:
- a CDS encoding DUF1501 domain-containing protein, translated as MTPDFSLQSKRRVFLKQATSTVGAAALAHLLGRDMASAATPTADLGGMHFAPKAKRIIYLFQSGGPAQQDLFDHKPMLEKMHGRELPPEVRGEQRLTGMSVNQSSLPVAASKFKFAQHGQSGAWLSELLPYHRDIVDDVCFIKSMHTEAINHDPAITFFQTGSQIAGRPSLGSWISYGLGSENDDLPAFVVLVTKGQGGQPLYSRLWGNGFLDSKYQGVQFRGGEDPVLYLSNPDGISRDHRRQQLDSINRLNSHQYQREFDPEIQSRIAQYEMAFKMQTSVPDATDFSDEPESTFELYGEDAKQPGTFAANCLLARRLAQRDVRFIQLYHQGWDQHSNLPKGITGQAKETDQASAALVKDLKRLGMLDDTLVIWGGEFGRTSYSQGTLTPGNYGRDHHPRCFTTWMAGGGIRPGMSYGTTDEFSYNVAENGVHVHDFNATILNLMGIDHERLTYKYQGRRFRLTDVHGHVVRDILA; from the coding sequence ATGACTCCTGATTTCTCACTGCAATCCAAACGCCGTGTCTTCCTCAAACAAGCCACCTCCACCGTCGGTGCCGCCGCACTCGCGCACTTGCTCGGACGAGACATGGCCTCGGCTGCGACACCCACTGCCGATCTTGGCGGGATGCACTTTGCTCCCAAAGCAAAACGGATCATCTACTTGTTTCAATCCGGCGGCCCCGCCCAGCAAGACTTGTTCGATCACAAGCCGATGCTCGAAAAAATGCACGGACGCGAATTGCCCCCCGAGGTTCGTGGCGAGCAACGCTTGACCGGCATGTCGGTGAACCAAAGCTCGCTGCCGGTCGCGGCTTCCAAGTTCAAGTTTGCTCAACATGGTCAATCCGGTGCTTGGCTGAGCGAACTGCTGCCATATCACCGCGACATCGTTGACGATGTGTGCTTCATCAAATCGATGCACACCGAAGCGATCAACCACGACCCCGCGATCACGTTCTTCCAAACCGGGTCGCAGATCGCTGGCCGGCCATCGCTCGGTTCGTGGATCTCCTACGGGCTGGGCAGCGAAAACGATGACCTTCCCGCCTTCGTGGTGCTGGTCACCAAAGGCCAAGGCGGCCAACCGCTCTACTCTCGTTTGTGGGGCAACGGATTTTTGGATTCCAAGTATCAAGGTGTTCAGTTCCGAGGCGGTGAAGATCCCGTGTTGTATTTGTCCAACCCAGACGGCATTTCTCGCGATCATCGGCGTCAACAACTCGACTCCATCAACCGCTTGAACTCGCACCAGTATCAACGCGAATTTGACCCGGAGATCCAATCGCGGATCGCTCAATATGAGATGGCGTTCAAGATGCAAACCAGCGTGCCTGACGCCACGGATTTCTCGGACGAACCGGAGTCGACATTCGAGTTGTACGGTGAAGACGCCAAGCAACCGGGAACCTTCGCCGCCAACTGCTTGTTAGCTCGTCGATTGGCTCAGCGCGACGTTCGGTTCATTCAGCTCTACCATCAAGGATGGGACCAGCACTCCAACCTGCCCAAGGGAATCACTGGCCAAGCCAAGGAAACCGACCAAGCGTCCGCCGCACTGGTGAAGGACCTCAAGCGTCTGGGAATGTTGGATGACACCTTGGTCATCTGGGGCGGTGAGTTTGGACGCACGTCGTACTCACAAGGAACGTTGACCCCAGGCAACTATGGCCGCGATCACCATCCGCGTTGCTTCACGACCTGGATGGCCGGCGGCGGAATTCGGCCCGGAATGAGTTACGGAACGACGGACGAGTTCAGCTACAACGTGGCAGAAAATGGCGTCCACGTGCACGACTTCAACGCGACCATTTTGAATTTGATGGGCATCGATCACGAGCGACTGACCTACAAATACCAAGGCCGCCGGTTCCGATTGACCGATGTGCACGGCCACGTCGTTCGCGACATTCTGGCGTGA
- a CDS encoding DUF1553 domain-containing protein has protein sequence MFVSIRSFLPLLLVWPTVSCTVAIAADDIDFNRDIRPILSDRCYFCHGPDEATREADLRLDIREDAAYVLESDELLDRVQSDDPDLVMPPPHANLELTAEQKDLLKRWIEEGSPYAAHWSFEKLPRTVEVPQVKQTEWPKQTIDQFVLAKIEAAGQQPNLEADPLRWLRRVTLDLTGLPPSAETIRNFEQAVQTDREKAYTDAVDQLLQSSAFGEHMSIVWLDVARYADSYGYQSDKLNTQWPYRDWVVRALNQNLPYDDFLTWQIAGDLLEDPTRDQRLATAFNRIHRLNNEGGAVFEEWRIENAADRVHTFSTAVMGLTLECARCHDHKYDPITARDFYSLSAFFNSIDESGVYDRTEKVPCPSMLLPTEEESAALELARTKLATSERQYETVRADAKKRFHASEAASITADDIPDLRLALAFDQGFDNAVKPIYHPSESDRSWAKMCDLVPVEDCEIARLNPTLADDEKARSAAKDDSKGATSDQPDTPTKRMALKLDGERGVTTHDIEPLDRWTPFTVVVTLNDPERSPERSLIVHHTRGTDCGYNGYDLTIQDGHLESRMARVWPGNAISVRTVEPIPANQWHQVAATYDGSSQASGLKLFLNGRELETVTLRDELKKSCNVVVDHGGEFVIGQRFRARGFAGGLIDDVRLYERNLTSLELQVLATGEARPADAATFASALDQDARDALAQLRQARHEFVMAEEVIQEIPIMREMDEPRETHLLLRGEYDAETDETTRVERTVLKAIPIPFPEDAPKDRLGLAQWITHPEHPLTARVAVNRLWGNFFADPLVRTPENFGLQGDLPTHPKLLDWLARDFADHDWDIQRQCRNVVLSATYRQDSRCTQEQFNSDPTNRLLARGPSYRLAAEQIRDLALAASGLLNPEMGGPPVSPYQPGQDLWRESNGMSPPYQQSVGKSLYRRSLYSVWKRTAPLPNMMVFDASSREVCTVKRSRTNTPLQALVLLNDEQFIEAARVLATTLMSNEAPEQRIENAFLQLSGRRPDTTELEELVTLYQQEQTFFEKDIEAAKSYLSIGERELPSDVSFAELAATTSLCQVILNLDATIWKR, from the coding sequence ATGTTCGTTTCGATTCGTTCTTTCCTACCTTTGCTTCTCGTTTGGCCGACGGTGAGTTGCACCGTTGCCATCGCGGCCGACGACATTGATTTCAACCGTGACATCCGCCCGATTCTTTCGGACCGTTGCTACTTCTGCCACGGTCCCGATGAAGCCACTCGGGAAGCGGACCTGCGTTTGGATATCCGAGAAGACGCGGCGTACGTTTTGGAATCGGACGAACTGCTGGATCGTGTTCAAAGCGATGATCCAGATCTCGTGATGCCACCGCCGCACGCGAATTTGGAATTGACCGCAGAACAGAAGGATCTGCTGAAACGTTGGATCGAAGAGGGATCTCCTTATGCCGCCCATTGGTCCTTCGAGAAACTACCTCGAACGGTGGAAGTGCCGCAGGTCAAACAGACTGAATGGCCCAAGCAAACCATTGACCAATTTGTATTGGCGAAAATCGAAGCGGCCGGGCAGCAACCCAACTTGGAAGCGGATCCATTGCGATGGTTGCGACGGGTCACCTTGGACCTGACCGGATTGCCACCGTCGGCGGAAACGATCCGGAACTTCGAGCAAGCCGTCCAAACCGATCGCGAAAAAGCGTACACCGATGCGGTCGATCAACTGCTGCAATCATCCGCGTTCGGCGAACACATGTCGATCGTTTGGCTCGACGTCGCTCGCTACGCTGATTCCTATGGCTACCAAAGCGACAAACTCAACACGCAGTGGCCCTACCGTGACTGGGTCGTTCGTGCCCTGAATCAGAACCTTCCTTATGACGATTTCTTGACCTGGCAAATCGCCGGCGACTTATTGGAAGACCCCACGCGAGACCAGCGACTGGCGACCGCGTTCAATCGCATCCATCGTCTCAACAACGAAGGCGGCGCGGTCTTTGAAGAGTGGCGAATCGAAAACGCGGCCGATCGCGTTCACACTTTCAGCACCGCGGTGATGGGACTGACGTTGGAATGTGCCCGCTGCCACGATCACAAGTACGACCCGATCACCGCTCGCGATTTCTATTCGCTGTCGGCGTTCTTCAATTCGATTGACGAAAGCGGCGTGTACGACCGCACCGAGAAAGTTCCCTGCCCGTCGATGCTGCTTCCCACCGAAGAAGAATCCGCTGCACTTGAGCTGGCTCGCACAAAATTGGCCACATCCGAACGCCAATACGAAACCGTTCGTGCGGATGCCAAGAAGCGTTTTCATGCCAGCGAAGCGGCATCCATCACCGCCGACGACATTCCCGACCTGCGACTCGCGTTGGCGTTTGATCAAGGTTTCGACAACGCCGTCAAACCCATTTATCACCCATCCGAGTCCGATCGATCTTGGGCGAAGATGTGTGACTTGGTACCCGTCGAAGACTGTGAGATCGCTCGCCTGAATCCCACGCTTGCCGACGACGAGAAAGCCCGCTCGGCTGCCAAAGACGATTCCAAAGGAGCAACATCAGATCAACCGGATACCCCAACCAAACGGATGGCATTGAAACTGGATGGCGAGCGCGGTGTGACCACGCATGACATCGAACCGCTCGATCGCTGGACGCCCTTCACCGTCGTTGTCACGCTCAACGATCCTGAACGATCGCCCGAACGCAGCCTGATCGTCCATCACACTCGCGGAACGGACTGCGGCTACAACGGATACGACCTGACGATCCAAGACGGCCACCTCGAATCACGCATGGCTCGGGTTTGGCCTGGAAATGCCATCAGCGTTCGCACGGTGGAACCAATCCCAGCCAACCAATGGCATCAAGTCGCGGCAACCTATGACGGATCCTCCCAAGCATCAGGGCTGAAGCTTTTCCTAAACGGTCGCGAACTGGAAACGGTAACACTGCGTGACGAGCTGAAGAAATCATGCAACGTCGTGGTGGATCACGGTGGTGAATTTGTGATCGGCCAACGCTTCCGAGCCCGCGGGTTCGCCGGCGGCTTGATCGACGACGTCCGACTTTACGAACGCAACCTGACTTCGCTTGAACTGCAAGTTTTGGCGACGGGTGAAGCTCGGCCCGCTGACGCAGCAACGTTCGCGTCCGCGCTGGATCAAGACGCTCGCGACGCGTTGGCTCAACTTCGCCAGGCTCGACATGAATTCGTGATGGCCGAAGAAGTCATCCAAGAGATCCCGATCATGCGTGAGATGGACGAACCTCGCGAAACGCACCTGTTGCTCCGCGGGGAATACGATGCCGAGACCGACGAAACCACACGGGTCGAACGAACGGTTTTGAAAGCCATCCCGATTCCATTCCCTGAGGACGCTCCGAAGGATCGTTTGGGGTTAGCTCAATGGATCACGCATCCCGAGCACCCGCTGACCGCTCGCGTTGCCGTCAACCGACTGTGGGGCAACTTCTTCGCCGATCCGTTGGTCCGCACGCCCGAGAACTTTGGTTTGCAAGGCGACCTGCCAACTCATCCCAAGCTTCTCGATTGGTTGGCTCGCGATTTTGCTGATCACGATTGGGACATCCAACGCCAGTGCCGCAACGTCGTGCTCTCCGCGACCTATCGTCAAGATTCTCGCTGCACGCAGGAACAGTTCAACAGCGACCCGACCAATCGATTGCTTGCCCGCGGCCCGTCCTATCGACTCGCGGCCGAACAAATTCGCGACCTCGCCTTGGCCGCTTCCGGATTGCTGAACCCAGAAATGGGCGGACCTCCGGTGTCGCCTTATCAACCGGGCCAAGACCTTTGGCGAGAATCCAACGGAATGTCGCCACCGTATCAGCAATCGGTTGGTAAATCGCTGTACCGCCGGTCGCTGTATTCCGTTTGGAAACGCACCGCTCCGCTTCCCAACATGATGGTCTTCGACGCATCGTCGCGTGAAGTCTGCACGGTCAAACGATCGCGAACCAACACGCCATTGCAAGCACTCGTGCTGCTCAACGATGAACAATTCATCGAAGCCGCTCGGGTACTGGCGACCACATTGATGAGCAACGAAGCACCCGAACAACGAATCGAGAACGCTTTCTTGCAATTGTCAGGACGACGCCCCGATACAACCGAACTGGAAGAACTCGTCACGCTCTATCAACAAGAGCAAACGTTCTTCGAGAAAGACATCGAGGCTGCCAAAAGCTACCTGTCGATCGGTGAACGCGAATTACCCAGCGACGTTTCCTTCGCCGAACTCGCTGCCACGACCTCGCTTTGCCAAGTCATCCTGAACTTGGACGCCACGATTTGGAAACGCTAG
- a CDS encoding twin-arginine translocation signal domain-containing protein produces MTQTPRRNFLQKSAVTALAATAATHTLTAAPPKDEPEIIGHGDYRYRVIRDWAQISALRTPLLNCHEMVQDKSGRLFMIGDHTDNNILVFDKSGKLLDAWGTIFPGGHGLSLMDEGDEEFLLITDGGWTLDRNGKSIRNNGRVTKMSLDGRILFDIGHPQTIGIYNAGDPFCPTETTVGPNGDIYVADGYGKDYVIQYNSNGEYIRHWGGHNNEDPNMNLKNAHGVALDTRDPNQPLIVCTSRSECCFKYFTLDGQYVKTVSLPNMRVCRPVIDDQNLYAGVCWSQPRSGGSPWAGHTGFMTIMEGDQVVSNPGGSEPEYVDGVLQKSYQLESQPIMHGHDVCVDEDKNLYVCQWNANHTPPIKLERI; encoded by the coding sequence TTGACCCAGACGCCCCGCCGCAACTTCTTGCAAAAATCCGCCGTCACCGCTCTCGCCGCGACCGCTGCCACTCACACGTTGACCGCAGCTCCGCCCAAGGATGAGCCCGAGATCATCGGGCACGGCGATTATCGCTATCGCGTGATTCGCGATTGGGCCCAAATCAGCGCGCTCCGAACGCCGCTTCTCAACTGTCACGAAATGGTGCAGGACAAAAGCGGTCGGCTGTTCATGATCGGCGACCACACCGACAACAACATCCTCGTCTTTGACAAATCCGGCAAACTGCTGGATGCCTGGGGAACCATCTTCCCCGGCGGTCATGGCCTCAGCTTGATGGACGAAGGTGACGAAGAATTCCTGTTGATCACCGATGGCGGATGGACGCTTGATCGCAACGGCAAATCGATCCGCAACAACGGCCGCGTGACCAAGATGTCGTTGGACGGCCGCATCTTGTTTGACATCGGGCACCCACAAACCATTGGCATCTACAACGCCGGCGATCCGTTTTGCCCAACCGAAACCACGGTCGGTCCCAATGGCGACATCTATGTGGCTGATGGCTACGGCAAAGACTATGTGATCCAGTACAACAGCAACGGCGAATACATTCGCCACTGGGGTGGGCACAACAACGAAGACCCCAACATGAATCTGAAGAACGCCCACGGAGTCGCACTCGACACCCGCGACCCGAATCAACCTTTGATCGTCTGCACCTCACGCAGTGAATGTTGCTTCAAGTACTTCACGCTGGACGGCCAATACGTGAAGACGGTTTCGCTGCCGAACATGCGAGTCTGTCGCCCGGTCATCGACGACCAAAACTTGTACGCGGGAGTCTGTTGGTCTCAACCACGTTCGGGAGGATCGCCTTGGGCGGGACACACGGGATTCATGACCATCATGGAAGGCGACCAAGTCGTTTCCAACCCAGGTGGTTCCGAACCCGAGTATGTCGATGGGGTGCTTCAAAAGTCTTACCAACTGGAAAGCCAGCCGATCATGCACGGACACGATGTTTGCGTCGACGAAGACAAGAACCTGTACGTGTGCCAGTGGAACGCCAACCACACGCCGCCGATCAAACTCGAACGCATCTAG
- a CDS encoding AraC family transcriptional regulator, with protein MKKTLNRQAFFARLAPGQEILKLFDWMPDVSFFVKDREGRFMALNRRGCEYCGVLSESEAIGKTDHDFFPKTRADEYREDDLQVMESKEAIINRIESAPEEAGSPRLVTTSKIPLKDRRGRVIGVAGFSRQVERMQSGSADSLEKVMQYIHAHYREDIPTGHLAEMAGLSASHFERRFRLAFGASPRQYLIRVRVENAARWLRETDERVTKIAQSCGFYDHAHFSRSFQRIMKMSPTEYRKRKQS; from the coding sequence ATGAAAAAGACACTCAATAGACAAGCGTTTTTCGCTCGTTTGGCTCCCGGACAGGAGATTTTGAAGCTGTTCGATTGGATGCCCGATGTGTCGTTCTTCGTCAAAGATCGCGAGGGAAGGTTCATGGCGCTCAATCGCCGCGGCTGTGAGTACTGCGGCGTGTTGTCTGAGTCGGAAGCAATCGGAAAGACCGATCACGACTTCTTTCCGAAGACACGGGCGGACGAATACCGCGAAGACGATTTGCAGGTGATGGAATCGAAGGAAGCGATCATCAACCGAATCGAAAGTGCGCCCGAAGAAGCGGGGTCGCCGCGGTTGGTCACGACCAGCAAGATTCCGCTGAAGGATCGTCGTGGACGTGTGATCGGCGTCGCGGGTTTTTCACGTCAAGTCGAGCGGATGCAATCGGGCAGCGCGGACTCGTTGGAAAAAGTGATGCAGTACATCCACGCTCACTATCGCGAAGACATTCCGACGGGGCACTTGGCTGAGATGGCGGGGTTGTCGGCAAGCCATTTTGAGCGGCGATTCCGATTGGCGTTTGGTGCTTCACCACGACAGTATTTGATCCGCGTTCGAGTGGAGAACGCGGCGCGATGGTTGCGAGAAACGGACGAGCGTGTGACCAAGATCGCGCAAAGTTGCGGTTTCTATGACCACGCACACTTCAGTCGCAGTTTTCAGCGGATCATGAAGATGTCGCCGACGGAGTATCGCAAACGCAAACAGAGTTGA
- a CDS encoding sulfatase, which translates to MMPLLKTAAWKRWLLLVLVAFAAYPVQAKQKNVLFIAVDDLKPLLNCYGHEHVHSPNIDALAASGMVFQNAHCQQALCGPSRMSLLTGYYPDTLGIYGMGPERYRFRPRFPDLVTLPQHFKNNGYVTIGTGKIFDPRNLDGDWNGPQDAASWTHFFGRNPYNANIGGPIISGRYHNPALKDLVAELKKKGSALGLTDKKLQQYVRDHGGGPAVECYDVPDDAYQDGAIANRGIEQLEALKNSSRPFFLAIGFVKPHLPFVAPKKYWDLYDRETLELAAHQRYPQNSPKCAETEYVEARTYSGVPTTGPISPPTQRELIHGYLACVSYVDAQIGRVIAKLKETGMQEDTIIVLWGDHGFHLGDKQLWGKHTNYEQSTRTPLIIASPDLPGAGTNRSPVNLIDIFPTLCELTDLETPTGTEGKSLAPILQHSRDSVNEFAATIFPHDKHWGVAIRTERYRYIAWYKGMMTKKRSGARLKQKPQFTELYDYQSDPLEQTNLSGNPSYKEIEKKLGNMNQAHVAATQYRQFSN; encoded by the coding sequence ATGATGCCTCTACTCAAAACAGCCGCGTGGAAACGATGGCTGTTGCTGGTGCTCGTTGCTTTCGCCGCCTATCCGGTCCAGGCCAAGCAAAAAAACGTGTTGTTCATTGCGGTGGACGATCTCAAACCGCTGCTGAATTGCTACGGACACGAACACGTTCACTCACCCAACATCGATGCGCTTGCCGCATCCGGAATGGTCTTCCAAAACGCACACTGCCAACAGGCGCTGTGCGGCCCATCTCGCATGAGCCTACTGACCGGTTACTATCCCGACACGCTCGGCATATATGGAATGGGCCCGGAACGATACAGGTTTCGTCCGCGATTTCCTGACCTGGTCACACTGCCACAGCACTTCAAAAACAATGGCTATGTGACCATTGGGACCGGTAAAATATTCGACCCGCGCAATCTGGACGGCGATTGGAACGGACCCCAGGACGCGGCGTCTTGGACTCATTTCTTCGGACGAAATCCCTACAACGCGAACATCGGTGGGCCGATCATCAGCGGTCGCTATCACAACCCCGCCTTGAAGGATCTCGTTGCAGAGCTGAAGAAGAAAGGTTCCGCATTGGGTCTGACGGACAAAAAGCTGCAGCAATACGTACGCGATCACGGCGGTGGTCCGGCTGTGGAATGCTATGACGTTCCCGACGACGCCTACCAAGACGGTGCGATCGCCAATCGCGGGATCGAACAACTGGAAGCGCTCAAGAACTCGAGCAGGCCATTCTTTCTGGCGATCGGTTTTGTCAAACCGCACCTTCCCTTTGTCGCTCCGAAAAAGTACTGGGATCTCTACGATCGCGAGACACTCGAACTCGCTGCCCACCAGCGATATCCACAAAACTCGCCGAAATGTGCCGAAACCGAATACGTAGAAGCCCGCACCTACAGCGGCGTGCCAACGACCGGCCCCATCTCACCGCCCACCCAAAGAGAACTCATCCACGGCTATCTCGCCTGCGTGTCCTATGTCGACGCTCAGATCGGTCGAGTGATAGCCAAGCTCAAAGAGACCGGTATGCAGGAAGATACGATCATCGTGCTTTGGGGTGATCACGGATTCCACCTCGGCGACAAGCAACTTTGGGGCAAACACACCAACTACGAGCAATCGACTCGAACTCCATTGATCATCGCAAGCCCAGACCTTCCTGGTGCTGGCACCAACCGATCGCCAGTCAATCTCATTGACATCTTTCCAACGCTCTGCGAATTGACCGACCTGGAAACGCCAACCGGGACCGAAGGAAAAAGTCTCGCTCCCATTCTGCAGCACAGTCGAGACTCAGTAAACGAATTCGCCGCGACGATCTTCCCTCACGACAAACACTGGGGAGTCGCGATTCGCACAGAACGTTATCGATACATCGCGTGGTACAAAGGCATGATGACTAAGAAACGCAGCGGAGCACGACTCAAACAAAAACCACAGTTCACCGAACTGTACGACTACCAATCCGATCCGCTCGAGCAAACGAATCTGTCGGGGAACCCTTCCTACAAAGAAATCGAAAAGAAACTCGGCAACATGAACCAAGCGCACGTCGCAGCCACTCAGTACCGACAATTCTCGAACTAA
- a CDS encoding sulfatase, which yields MISKHTIAISLAICCFYASIADAQQKRPNVLMICIDDMNDWCGFLGGHPEAKTPHMDRLAAKGVTFTNAHCTAPGCSPSRNALLLGVEPHKSGLYPFYKLKKVDRKVLDRYTNLPRHFKENGYTTCGVTKVFHNPDNTYEEDETWDEYASFGDIKIKGAEGKGFMADNKERKNRYLRVCAATNPLDHFVDYRTASHAVSFLQKQHEKPFFLAVGFIRPHIEFITPEENYDRFPDEIAPPPMTQSDLEDIPAVGQSMAFQSVVDRFEQHDCWNEVRRGYLSCISFTDDNIGRVMTALEESTYLDNTIVVLWSDHGFHLGEKRSYTKFSLWEESTRVPFIIWDPRGQDGNGKRCSEPVGLINVYRTLCDLTGLTPPEYVDGISLVPWLKDPKKPIDRPAMTTWGRGNYTLRTKNWRYTRYFDGTEELYDHTRDPNEWTNLASNPEHEPMKRDLAEKWLPKSEAPKVLSGKALDNVRDADSPNRNLTNR from the coding sequence GTGATTTCAAAACACACCATCGCCATCTCATTGGCCATCTGCTGCTTCTACGCTTCCATAGCGGACGCCCAACAAAAACGCCCCAACGTCTTGATGATTTGCATTGATGACATGAATGACTGGTGCGGTTTCCTGGGCGGTCACCCTGAAGCAAAGACACCGCACATGGACAGGCTGGCGGCGAAAGGCGTTACGTTCACCAACGCACATTGCACCGCGCCGGGATGCTCTCCCAGTCGCAACGCGTTACTCCTGGGAGTCGAGCCCCATAAATCGGGGCTTTATCCGTTTTACAAACTTAAAAAAGTCGATCGGAAGGTGCTCGATCGCTACACAAACCTTCCCCGTCATTTCAAAGAAAACGGTTACACCACCTGTGGCGTGACCAAGGTGTTTCACAACCCTGACAACACCTATGAAGAAGACGAAACCTGGGACGAATACGCTTCCTTCGGCGATATCAAAATCAAAGGGGCCGAGGGAAAAGGGTTCATGGCGGACAACAAAGAAAGGAAGAATCGATATTTGAGAGTTTGCGCGGCAACCAACCCGCTCGACCATTTTGTTGACTACCGGACTGCTTCCCATGCGGTCAGCTTCCTGCAGAAGCAGCACGAAAAACCCTTCTTTCTCGCCGTTGGGTTCATTCGTCCTCACATCGAATTCATCACACCGGAAGAAAACTACGACCGCTTCCCCGACGAGATTGCACCACCGCCAATGACGCAGTCTGACCTGGAAGACATTCCCGCGGTTGGCCAGTCGATGGCATTCCAATCCGTCGTCGACCGTTTTGAGCAGCATGACTGTTGGAACGAAGTTCGCCGTGGTTATCTGTCGTGCATTTCTTTTACCGATGACAATATCGGTCGCGTGATGACAGCGCTCGAAGAAAGCACGTACCTCGACAATACCATCGTGGTTCTCTGGTCGGACCACGGATTCCACCTCGGTGAAAAAAGGTCCTACACCAAATTTTCACTGTGGGAAGAATCCACCAGGGTCCCGTTCATCATCTGGGATCCGCGAGGCCAGGATGGCAACGGGAAACGATGTTCGGAACCGGTTGGACTCATCAATGTTTATCGAACATTGTGCGACCTAACCGGCCTTACACCACCGGAATACGTGGACGGAATCAGTTTGGTGCCGTGGTTGAAAGACCCCAAAAAACCTATCGACCGACCGGCGATGACCACTTGGGGGCGTGGCAACTACACCTTGCGAACGAAGAACTGGCGCTACACCCGCTATTTCGACGGCACTGAAGAACTCTACGACCACACAAGAGATCCCAATGAATGGACCAATCTAGCGAGCAACCCAGAACACGAACCAATGAAGCGTGACCTTGCCGAAAAATGGCTACCGAAGTCGGAGGCGCCGAAAGTGCTTTCCGGCAAAGCGTTGGACAATGTCAGGGACGCAGACTCCCCCAATCGCAACCTAACCAACAGATAA
- a CDS encoding FecR domain-containing protein, with protein MTEEEFQHLTTRYLEGVLNEDELEELGYELSCCPERVKQFNDVRLLTGLIHEHGQNARNPEVQLESAAAIASPGWTKSRWIFLAAQAGLAASILLAIVLAPRFFAASPVATLISGENASWESALPTTTGSDLAAGLLDLKTGMATIQFRSGVDVSIQGPARLELITPMRGRILSGRARIDVPKSAIGFIMETPNGYAVDHGTEFSVSVDPSSDRSSFKVLDGEISVYVSSTGENARLRGVGKAITVESNALVEGKPIEPELGPAPGPQTLIVGTGGREGTAIRNDRREFIQPKYLTVNRLMKKQWDRRSFFAFDLSNVNFDEVDSVLLRLNLVPFPYGLFSSLPELNRYAVYGITNPEKVGWNVECRWQDSPSPDDGVILGTFDVPRSQQNGSFEISNQRLLEFLKERKDTEVTFVIERQNLPIRTNDVPCHAFAGVPHPEASEPKLEFTLKK; from the coding sequence ATGACAGAAGAAGAATTTCAACATCTGACAACACGCTATCTCGAGGGTGTACTCAATGAGGATGAACTCGAAGAACTCGGCTATGAACTAAGCTGTTGTCCGGAACGAGTGAAGCAATTCAACGATGTTCGATTGCTGACAGGTTTGATCCACGAACATGGCCAGAATGCTCGCAATCCTGAGGTTCAATTGGAATCCGCTGCTGCGATCGCATCACCCGGTTGGACGAAATCGAGATGGATATTCCTTGCCGCCCAAGCGGGCTTGGCAGCGTCGATCCTGCTCGCGATCGTGCTTGCGCCTCGTTTCTTTGCTGCGTCACCAGTCGCGACGTTGATTTCAGGAGAGAACGCTTCCTGGGAAAGTGCTCTCCCCACTACCACCGGATCAGACCTTGCCGCAGGTCTTCTGGATTTGAAGACAGGAATGGCAACGATCCAGTTCCGATCCGGCGTTGACGTTTCGATCCAAGGACCAGCCCGACTGGAACTGATTACACCGATGCGGGGAAGAATCCTGTCCGGTAGGGCGAGGATCGATGTACCAAAGTCCGCCATCGGGTTCATCATGGAAACTCCAAACGGCTATGCGGTTGACCACGGTACTGAGTTCTCAGTGAGCGTTGATCCGTCCAGTGATCGTTCCAGTTTCAAAGTCCTTGACGGTGAAATTTCTGTCTACGTTTCCTCAACCGGCGAAAACGCTCGGTTGCGCGGCGTTGGCAAGGCGATCACGGTTGAGTCAAACGCACTTGTCGAAGGAAAACCGATCGAGCCTGAACTTGGCCCTGCTCCTGGCCCCCAAACGCTGATTGTCGGCACTGGCGGTCGTGAAGGCACTGCGATCCGTAATGACAGACGCGAGTTCATCCAGCCGAAATACTTAACTGTCAACCGGCTGATGAAGAAGCAATGGGATCGACGGTCATTCTTTGCCTTCGATCTCTCCAACGTCAACTTCGATGAGGTCGATTCGGTGCTGCTTCGGCTCAACCTTGTCCCCTTTCCCTACGGTCTATTCAGCAGCCTACCGGAATTGAATCGATATGCGGTCTACGGAATCACGAACCCGGAAAAGGTTGGCTGGAACGTTGAATGTCGTTGGCAAGACTCTCCCAGTCCCGACGACGGTGTGATCCTCGGAACGTTTGACGTGCCGCGTAGTCAACAAAACGGAAGCTTTGAGATCAGCAACCAAAGGTTGTTGGAATTTCTCAAAGAACGGAAAGATACCGAAGTGACTTTTGTCATCGAACGGCAGAACCTACCGATCAGGACCAACGACGTCCCATGCCATGCCTTTGCTGGCGTTCCGCATCCCGAAGCCAGCGAACCGAAACTCGAATTCACACTCAAGAAATAG